ATGATGATTTTATTAAAGATATGGTCAAAGTATTTGACAACAGAAGAAATTTGATTTGTTCGCTTTTAGATAAAGTACCTGGTTTAAGCTATATACGCCCTAAAGGTGCGTTTTATGTAATGGTAAACATAAGCGGAGCCATAGGCAAATCGATAAACGGGCAGGTAATTTCAGGATCGGCAGATTTTGGAGAGCAACTGATTAAAAACGTATTGGTTGCAGTTATACCGGGAGCTGCATTCGGAGCAGACAACTATGTAAGGCTTTCATATGCATTATCGGAAGCAGATATAACCGATGGCATAAAGCGTATTAGTGAATTTATGGATATGCTTAAGTAAAAGGTTAAAGCTAGAATATTAAAGGGAAAGAGATTGAGTTAAATGTTAGTATTAGATAAAAAATCCAATTTACTGGAGGAAAACGATTTTCAGTATCCGTTGCAAGACGTTAAAGACCCACAGCTATTCAGAGATATGTTTGAATATAAACAAGTACCCAAAGTTTCTTTCAACCATAGGGTAGTACCTATGAACATGCCGGAAGATATATGGATGACAGATACGACGTTTAGGGACGGGCAGCAGTCCCGTGCGCCTTTTACGTCTAAACAGATAGTGGATCTATTTAAATTTGAAAATAAACTGGGCGGGCCAAATGGTTTGATCCGTCAGAGCGAATTTTTCGTATATACAGCAAAGGACAGGGAAGCCGTTGAACAATGTCTGGCGTTAGGCTACAAGTTTCCAGAGATAACGACTTGGATACGTGCATCTGAAAGTGATTTTGAACTTATTAAGAAGATAGGCGTTAAAGAAACCGGAATATTAGTCAGCTGTTCGGACTATCATATTTTTAAAAAGATGAATTTGACACGCTCTAAGGCTATAGACAAGTATTTAGGCGTGGTAAAGATGGCGCTTGATAAAGGCATACGCCCGCGTTGCCATTTTGAAGATATAACGAGAGCAGATTTTTACGGTTTTGTCGTTCCTTTTGCATCTGAGCTTAAAAAACTTATGGACGAAACTAAAATACCAATAAAGATACGTATATGCGACACAATGGGATACGGGATATCTTATCCCGGGGCTGCGCTTCCAAGAAGCGTACAGGGTATCGTATACGGTTTAAGGTTTTATGCCGGGTTTAGCAGTGAACTTTTAGAATGGCATGGGCACAACGACTTTTACAAGGCGGTTACCAATTCTGTTACAGCATGGCTGTATGGATGCTCAAGCGTAAATGCTTCGCTTTTAGGTCTAGGAGAGAGAACGGGGAACTGCCCTCTTGAGGCCATGGCAATTGAATATGCACAGTTAAAGGGTAATACAGGAGGAATGGACCTATCCGTTATAACCGAGATAGCTAATTATTTTGAGAAAGAAATAAAGTATCATATCCCTTCCAAGACGCCTTTTGTAGGGAGAAATTTCAATGCTACAAGAGCTGGTATTCATGCGGACGGGCTTCTAAAGGACGAAGAGATATACAATATATTTGACACACAGCATATACTTAATCGCCCTGCAGTTGTTTTAGTCGATGCACATTCCGGCCTCGCTGGAATAGCACACTGGATAAATGCACATTTTGCAATAGATGCAGATAATAAAATAGACAAGAAGGATAAGATAATAGTTAAGATAAAGGAATACATAGACGACGAGTTTGCAAAAGGCAGAGTTACGACTTATGGCGATAATGAGCTTGAGGCAATAATAAAAGAGATAGATCCTGAGTTACACCATTCCCTTTGTTATGACATATCATCTAAAAAAAATAAGAAATAATTAATAGCAGCCTTTAAAGGCTGCTTTTAAATTACCGGAGGGAATATTACATCTATTTGTGTGCCATGACCCACCTGGCTTACTACTTTTATCTTTGCATTATGATGTATAGCAACGTGTTTGACGATAGCAAGGCCAAGGCCGGTGCCTCCGGTTTCCTTGCTTCGGCTTTTGTCTACACGATAGAAACGCTCAAATATCCTTTCATGAAGTTCAAGGGGAATGCCTATTCCGGTATCTTTTACTCGGAGCACGGGGCAGCCTTCGCTCTTGAAAACAGAGACGGTTACAGAACCATCTTTATTGTTGTAACGTATTGCATTGTCGCATAGGTTATAGATAAGCTCCTCCAGCATATCCCTTTTCCCGTTAACCAGGCAGGCAGACCCTTTTGCAGATATATTTACGCTTGCCCTTTCTGCATTAAAAGAGAGCAGTTCAACAGTATTTTCTACAAGTGAAAACAGGTCTATAATTTCAAAATCTGTATTTGAATATGGAGTGTCTAACTCCGAAAGTTTTATTATATCGCCTATGAGTGAAATAAGGCGGCCTGCTTCATTATGTATTTTAGAGGCAAAATCCGCTATATCTTCGTCTTTAGCCATTCCGTTTTCAAGCATTTCCGCATAGCCGGATATAGATGTTAGAGGCGTTTTTAATTCGTGGGAGACATTTGCCGTAAATTCCTGGCGGATACGTGCATTCTCTATTTTTTGCAAATGCTGGTTTTTAATAGACAAAACAAAAGGTTCCAGTTCTTTGTACGGAATATTTTTGTCTATCTCATCGATATTATGTGCCATTGCCTCAATAGGCTGGACTATTCTCTTTGTAAACAGTATCGATAATATGCCGGAAAGTAAAATCAATACCAAGGATACAATTATTATCGTAAATACCGCTTGATTATATTCAGTATATAAGTCAGCTAATTTTATTGATGTTATCAGTATATTATCGTCGCTTAGCTTTATTGCATAGTAATATGTTTCATACCCATTAGCATCGGACACGTGTATCGATTCTCCGCTGCCGGTATTAATTGCGCTTTTAACTTCGGTGGCATTTAGGCTGTAGTCTGCCTGCGCAATATCTGTACCGCTGTCAAATATTAAGTTTCCGGATGTAGATATAATGGTTAAACGCAGATTATCTAAACCTAAAGTAGTTAGTTCATCATAGCCGTTTGAGTTATTATAATTTAGGGCGATTAATTTAGAGTTTGATTGTATATTATTTTTAGCCTGTTCGTAAAATGATGTTTTGAAAATTACGGTTATAAATACCGTAGTTATAAGAATTGACAATAAAATTATAGCTATAAATAGGGTAGTTATCCTTTTTTTCATTTAAGAATATCCTTTTTATTCTATTTTATATCCTACATTCCTAACGGTTTTTATGATTTCACCGCATTTACCGAGTTTTTGCCTTAAAGTTTTTATATGCATATCTACAGTACGGCTTTCGCCTTCGAACTCTGTTCCCCAGACCTTATCCATCAATTTATTCCTGGAAAGAACTATACATGGGTTTGCAAGTAGGTATTTAAGCAGTTCGTATTCCTTAAAAGTGAGGTCGCATACCGTATTATCCGCTGTAACTAAATGTTTTTCATCGTCTAACGTAACATTCCCAAATTTATATAACATCTGGGTTTCCATATTTGTACGGCGAAGAATAGCTTTTACCCTTGATATAAGTTCCATAATTCCAAAAGGTTTTGTTATATAGTCGTCTGCACCGTAGTCTAACCCTTTGACTATGTTTAACTCATTGACTTTTGCAGTAACGATAATTACGGGGATATTTTTAGTTAGGGCATCATACCGTAACTTTTTCAAAATATCAAAACCGTCTTCGCCTGGAAGCATTATGTCTAAAATAACCAAAGAAGGAAGCTGATTTTTGCATTCAGCAAAAAAGCTTTTTGCGTCACCAAATTCTAAAACAGTATAGCCACTGTTTTTTAAAGCATAGCTTTCCATTTGCCGTATATTTATATCATCTTCTACTATATAGATCATAATACCGCCTTGTCAGCTTAAAAGGTTTAAAGCACTTATGATAAAGTATACTTATTTTTAAATTCTTCAAATAGCCTTGAGTAAGTAGTCTCGCCTGAGCTTTTGATAGAATTTAGGTATTTATGGGTATCAAAGCTGTTTTTGCTTACTTCGATTATACATACAGCAATGTTGGAGCAGTGGTCCGACACCCTTTCTAAGTTTGCAAGAAGATCTGCAAATATGAAGCCCAGCTCTATGGTACAGGTGCCTTTTTGCAAACGGTCTATATGTCTTGTCTTAGCTTGAGCCTTTAGCAGGTCTATAACCTCTTCTAAAGGTTCTACTTGAGCCGCGAGGGTCAAGTCATCGTCTGTAAAAGATTTGATTGCAGTATTTAGTATTTCTCTAACTGCAGAATATATAACGTCTAAATCCTTGTTTGCCTCATCGGAGAATACTATATTTTTATCGCGCATCTCCTGGGCTACTTCCAGTAAGTTCGTAGAATGGTCGCTGATACGTTCAAAATCTCCTATACAATGAAGAAGTTTTGAGGCCTCATGGCTGTCTTTATCCGTTAAGTCTTTGCCGCTTAGTTTTACTAGATATGTACCAAGCTTATCTTCATACATATCTACTTTAGATTCGGATTCCAGTATGTTTTGCGCATTTGTTTCGCTGTAGTTTTTCATGTTATCAAGGGAAAGGATAAGCGAATCACGAACGTTTTCTGCCATTGAACGGGCAACTGTTTTGGCCTGAGCAATTGCAAATGACGGATTTGATAAAAAGCGTTCGTCTAGAAGCTGGATTTCTTCAGGCCCGGTGTCTTTAGATTTTATAGTTAAGCACGCAAGCTTTTCAAGCTGTTTGGTTAACGGCAGCAATACAGAGGTACCAAGTATGTTAAAGATACTGTGAACTACTGCGATGCCGATTGGGCTGATCGTATAATTTACAAATGCAAAGTTAAATATATAATTTAACAAATAGAATAATGTCAGGAAAGTCACCGTACCTATTATATTGAAATAAAGGTGAACGACAGCAGCGCGTTTTGCATTTTTATTAGTTCCAATAGCAGACAAAAGCGCAGTTATGCAAGTACCTATGTTTTGGCCCATAATAATTGGCATAGCTGTTGCATAAGTCATGCTGCCGGTTAATGACAGTGCCTGTAAAATACCGACAGATGCAGAAGAACTTTGTATAATGCCGGTAATTAATGCTCCGGCCAAAACCCCTAGGAGCGGGTTTGAAAACAGTGTCAATATATTTGTAAACTCGGGAATATCGGCTAAAGGCTTTACGGCTGAAGACATCGTTTCCATCCCCAGCATCAGTATGGCAAAGCCTATCATTATTGTGCCGACATCTTTTTTCTTAGTGCTTTTTAAAAATAGAATAAATATAACGCCGATTAAAGCGATTACAGGAGACCAAGATGCAGGTTTTAACAGTTTTATTAAAATACTATCACCTTGGATCCCGACCAAACTAAGTATCCAGGCAGTAACGGTAGTTCCGATGTTTGCTCCCATTATTACCCCAATTGCCTGTCTTAATTTCATTATACCGGAATTTACAAAACCAACGACCATGACTGTCGTTGCTGAAGAGGATTGAATTATAGAAGTAACGCCTGCACCAAGCAGGACGCCCCTTAAGGACTTGATGATAGTTTTTCTAATATGTGTTTAAATTTACTTCCAGATTGCTTTTCAAGAGCATCCCCCATTAGGTGCATTCCATATAAGAAAACAGCTAGCCCGCCAATAAGTGATAAAATTGAAAATATGCTCATTAAATTCCCCATGCCGGCACTACATCCGCCGACGATACCTTTCCACATTACTTTATTACTTTAATAAGTTTAAGTTAAAAAAGTAAAATCCGTATGCACCTAAATGTAAAATCTGTGTAAAATAAAAACTATCAATTATATATTAATATAAAATTTATAATAAGAAAAGGTTAAGTTTATGAAAAAAATAATTACCAAAATATTTGTTATATATATATTATATAAGGAAGAATAATTGGGTTACTTAACTGACAGATTAAACGTTGACAAAAAAATATAAAGAATATAAAATAAATAATTAAGCATGGGCGCGCGGGTGTAGCTCAATGGTAGAGCGTCGGCTTCCCAAGCCGGTTACGTGGGTTCGATTCCCATCACCCGCTCCAAAAATGCGGAATAAAAAGATAAAACACTTGGAGGAGAATAAAAATGGCAAAGGCAAAGTTTGAAAGAACGAAACCCCACGTAAACGTAGGGACGATAGGGCACGTAGACCATGGGAAGACAACGTTGACAGCAGCGATAACGACGGTATTGGCAAAGTACGGGAAAGCGCAGGCAACGAAGTATGATGAAATCGATAAAGCACCGGAAGAAAAGGAAAGAGGAATAACGATAAACACAGCGCACGTAGAGTACGAGACAGATAACCGGCATTACGCACATGTAGACTGCCCAGGACACGCAGACTATGTAAAGAACATGATAACAGGAGCAGCGCAGATGGACGGAGCTATATTAGTAGTATCAGCAGCAGACGGCCCAATGCCGCAGACAAGAGAACATATACTGTTGGCAAAACAGGTAGGAGTACCGTACATCATAGTATTCATGAACAAGGTAGATATGGTAGATGACCCGGAACTTTTAGAGTTGGTAGAAATGGAAGTAAGGGAACTGTTATCTGCATATGAATTTCCGGGAGACGATATACCGGTTATAAAGGGAAGCGCATTAAAGGCATTGGAAGCAGCACAGACAGGCGAAGATGTAAAAGATAATCCAGACTGCAAATGTATCTTTGAATTAATGGATGCAATAGACAGCTATATACCAACACCGGAAAGGGCATCAGATAAGCCGTTCTTAATGCCGGTAGAAGACGTATTTTCAATAACAGGAAGAGGAACGGTAGCAACAGGGAGAGTAGAAAGAGGCGTAGTAAAGGTACAGGATACCGTAGAGATAGTAGGATTAACAGACAAGCCTAAAAGCACAGTAGTAACCGGAGTAGAAATGTTTAGGAAACTGCTGGATCAGGCAATAGCAGGAGACAACATCGGAGTATTGTTAAGAGGCATACAAAGAACAGAGATCGAAAGAGGGCAGGTATTAGCAAAGCCGGGATCAATACATCCGCACACACATTTTAAGAGCGGAGTATACGTACTGACCAAAGAAGAAGGCGGAAGGCACACACCATTTTTCAATGGATACAGGCCGCAGTTTTACTTCAGGACAACAGACGTAACAGGAGTAATCGAATTACCAGAAGGAACAGAGATGGTAATGCCGGGAGACAACATCCAGATGGAGATAAAGTTAATAACGCCGATAGCGATAGAAGAAGGATTAAGATTTGCAATAAGAGAAGGCGGAAGAACAGTAGGAGCTGGAGTCGTTTCAGAGGTTATTGAATAATTGACATAATATTTAAGCAAGGAGAATTTTTAAAAATTATTCTCCTTGCTTAAATATAAAAAATAAATAAGATGCGTTGACAATGTTTGGCGCATGTGATAATCTAATAAGGAACTCATGCAATCGGAGGGCCTTATGGCCTTTTTAGTTTGCTTTAAATTGGAGGTTTTTGATATGCGCGTTAAGGTAACGCTGGCATGCACTGAGTGCAAACAGAGAAATTACGATACAATGAAGAATAAAAAGAACGATCCAGACAGGCTGGAAATGCGTAAATACTGCAGATTTTGCAGAAAGCATACTTCTCATAAAGAAACAAAATAAATTTTAGGATGTAAATACTATGGCAAAAACCAAGCTGTTAGGAAGCGAAAAAGAAGCTAAACTTAAAGCTAAAAAGCGTCAGCAGAAAAAACAGAAAAAACAGAGAAAAAGTATCATCAGGTTCTTTAAAGAGGTCTATTCTGAACTCAAAAAGGTTACATGGCCTACGTTTAAGGATTTAGTTAAGCATACTAGCGCAGTCATAATCTTTATTTTGGTAATGGGTGCGATAATATTTGTAGTTGACACTGTTTTATCGCAAGTTTGGAAATTACTACTTAAATAATTTAGGAGGCTTAAAAGGAGTTTTCCTTTTGTTGTGCCAATGGTAGAAGAAAAAGAATTAGATACAATTGAATTAGAAGATGAGAAACAAGAAGCAAATTCAGAAGAGGATTTAGATGCTTTAGAGTCTTTAAGTGAAGAAAAGCAGAAAAAACGTCATGACGTTTTTATTAAGCAGGAAAAAACTACTAAGGCATATTGGTATGTGGTTCATACCTATTCTGGATACGAGAATAAAGTTAAGGCAAACCTCGAAAAAACCATACAAAACAGCGGGCTTAACGATGTTATATTAGAAGTTAAAGTTCCTATGGAAGAATCTATCGAGGTTAAAAATGGCAAGAAGAAACACATTTTAAAAAAGATGTTTCCTGGCTATGTTATGGTTAAGATGTTTTTAACAGACGATTCCTGGTATGTTGTCAGAAACACCAGGGGAGTTACCGGCTTCGTTGGGCCGGGGTCTAAACCCATACCTCTTACAAATAAAGAAGTTAGGGCAATGGGCGTTGAAGCTATACCGATAAGCTTGAATGTAGATTTAGGCGATAACATAATGATAACTACGGGGCCGCTTGAGAGCTTTATTGGAATAGTAAAAGAAATAAACGTGGAAAAACAAAAAGTGAAAGTTACTGTGTCTATGTTTGGCAGAGATACAGACGTTGAATTAGACTTTGTTCAGATAAAGAGATTATAAGGGCATTATTTGCTTTTATACGTGGGAGGGTTAAACCCGCATATACCACATCACGCTATAAGGAGGCTATTTAAATGGCAAAAAAGATATCCGGCTATATAAAACTTCAGTTGCCTGCCGGAAAGGCAACTCCTGCACCACCGGTTGGGCCGGCACTAGGTCAGCACGGAGTAAACATAATGGAGTTTTGTAAAAACTTTAATGAGAAAACGGCAAAACAGGCAGGGCTTATAATCCCTGTTGTAATTACGGTTTATGCAGACAGATCGTTTTCATATATTACTAAAACTCCGCCAGCAGCGGTGTTGATTAAAAAAGCAATAAAATTAGAAAGTGGATCTGACACACCTAATAAAAAGAAAGTCGGCAAAATCACTAAAGCACAAATTAAAGAGATTGCAGAACTTAAAATGCCAGACTTAAATGCAGCGAGCGTTGATTCAGCCATGAGCATGATTGCTGGAACTGCTAGAAGTATGGGCGTTGAGGTTGTAGACTAAGCTTTTTTAGAAAGTGGGAGGCTAAACGGCCGAGTAACCACCAAGGAGGTAGTAAATGAAAAGAGGAAAGAAATATTTAGATAGCGCGGCAACTTACACAAAGACCGAGCTATATGATTTAGAAAAAGCGATTGAGTTAGCTCTTTCAACTGCAAAAGCAAATTTTGACGAGACGATAGAGCTTTCAGCAAAATTAGGCGTTGATCCGCGTCATGCAGATCAGCAGGTCAGAGGCGTTGTCGTTTTACCGCATGGAACTGGTAAAAAAGTCCGTGTTTTAGTTTTTGCTAAAGGCGACAAGGCAAAAGATGCTACGGATGCCGGAGCAGATTTTGTTGGGGCAGAAGAGATGGTAGAAAAGATCCAAAAAGAAAACTGGATGGATTTTGACGCATGTGTCGCAACACCAGACATGATGGGAGTTGTAGGTAAAATAGCTAGGATTTTAGGACCAAGAGGTTTAATGCCTAACCCGAAATCAGGTACGGTTACAATGGATATAGCAAAGGCTGTTAACGACATTAAAGCCGGTAAAGTTGAATATAGGGTAGACAAAACGTCTATAGTTCACGTTCCTATCGGTAAAAAGAGCTTTGGAAGCGAAAAATTATCTGAAAACCTTAAAGTGTTGATGGAAGCTATAGTTAAGGCTAAACCTTCATCTGCAAAGGGAACGTATTTGAAAAGCGTAGCAATATCTTCAACTATGGGACCTGGAATTAAAATCAATCCGCTTAAGTTTTTAAATTAAAAACTTTTGTTGACTTTATCCTATAAATTAGGGTAAAATATATTTTGTCAAAATTAAATATTTAAGCCTAAGACAGCAGGTGCGTGAAAACGCTTAAAATTTTGCCAGCCGAGGTAGAAAAAGGTTTATTTAACCCTTTTTATAGCTGCTGTTTTGGTTGTTTGTAAAAAGGGTTTTGTTATTTTAAAGAAGCTATAAGGAGGTGAAATTATTGTCAAAAGAAATAATCAACGAGAAGAAGCTTATAGTAGATGAGCTCGCTGAAAAGATGAAAAAAGCTCAGGCAGTCATTTTTTATGATTACATCGGTCTTACAGTTGCAGAAGCAACTGAGCTTAGAAATCAGTTTAGAGCAAAGGATATTGAGTATAAGGTAATAAAGAATACCATGCTTAAAAGGGCTGCAGATGCACTTGAATATGATAAGGTAGACGATTATTTAAAAGGCCCCACAGCGGTTGCCTTCAGTTATGATGATCCGGTTGCACCAGCTAAAATATTATCTGACTTTGTTAAAAAACTCAAGAAAACTCAGATAAAATCCGGTATTTTAAACGGAAAGGTTATGGATGTAAAAGGAGTGGAATCCTTGGCTACATTGCCTTCTAGAGAAGAATTGTTGTCAAAGATGCTTGGAAGCTTGAATGCACCTATTACCGGCCTTGTTATGGCATTGTCCGGCGTTCCGAGAAACCTTGTATATGCATTGAATGCAGTTAAAAAT
The DNA window shown above is from Eubacteriales bacterium and carries:
- a CDS encoding 2-isopropylmalate synthase, with protein sequence MLVLDKKSNLLEENDFQYPLQDVKDPQLFRDMFEYKQVPKVSFNHRVVPMNMPEDIWMTDTTFRDGQQSRAPFTSKQIVDLFKFENKLGGPNGLIRQSEFFVYTAKDREAVEQCLALGYKFPEITTWIRASESDFELIKKIGVKETGILVSCSDYHIFKKMNLTRSKAIDKYLGVVKMALDKGIRPRCHFEDITRADFYGFVVPFASELKKLMDETKIPIKIRICDTMGYGISYPGAALPRSVQGIVYGLRFYAGFSSELLEWHGHNDFYKAVTNSVTAWLYGCSSVNASLLGLGERTGNCPLEAMAIEYAQLKGNTGGMDLSVITEIANYFEKEIKYHIPSKTPFVGRNFNATRAGIHADGLLKDEEIYNIFDTQHILNRPAVVLVDAHSGLAGIAHWINAHFAIDADNKIDKKDKIIVKIKEYIDDEFAKGRVTTYGDNELEAIIKEIDPELHHSLCYDISSKKNKK
- a CDS encoding ATP-binding protein, with translation MKKRITTLFIAIILLSILITTVFITVIFKTSFYEQAKNNIQSNSKLIALNYNNSNGYDELTTLGLDNLRLTIISTSGNLIFDSGTDIAQADYSLNATEVKSAINTGSGESIHVSDANGYETYYYAIKLSDDNILITSIKLADLYTEYNQAVFTIIIVSLVLILLSGILSILFTKRIVQPIEAMAHNIDEIDKNIPYKELEPFVLSIKNQHLQKIENARIRQEFTANVSHELKTPLTSISGYAEMLENGMAKDEDIADFASKIHNEAGRLISLIGDIIKLSELDTPYSNTDFEIIDLFSLVENTVELLSFNAERASVNISAKGSACLVNGKRDMLEELIYNLCDNAIRYNNKDGSVTVSVFKSEGCPVLRVKDTGIGIPLELHERIFERFYRVDKSRSKETGGTGLGLAIVKHVAIHHNAKIKVVSQVGHGTQIDVIFPPVI
- a CDS encoding response regulator transcription factor codes for the protein MIYIVEDDINIRQMESYALKNSGYTVLEFGDAKSFFAECKNQLPSLVILDIMLPGEDGFDILKKLRYDALTKNIPVIIVTAKVNELNIVKGLDYGADDYITKPFGIMELISRVKAILRRTNMETQMLYKFGNVTLDDEKHLVTADNTVCDLTFKEYELLKYLLANPCIVLSRNKLMDKVWGTEFEGESRTVDMHIKTLRQKLGKCGEIIKTVRNVGYKIE
- a CDS encoding Na/Pi cotransporter family protein, which produces MRKTIIKSLRGVLLGAGVTSIIQSSSATTVMVVGFVNSGIMKLRQAIGVIMGANIGTTVTAWILSLVGIQGDSILIKLLKPASWSPVIALIGVIFILFLKSTKKKDVGTIMIGFAILMLGMETMSSAVKPLADIPEFTNILTLFSNPLLGVLAGALITGIIQSSSASVGILQALSLTGSMTYATAMPIIMGQNIGTCITALLSAIGTNKNAKRAAVVHLYFNIIGTVTFLTLFYLLNYIFNFAFVNYTISPIGIAVVHSIFNILGTSVLLPLTKQLEKLACLTIKSKDTGPEEIQLLDERFLSNPSFAIAQAKTVARSMAENVRDSLILSLDNMKNYSETNAQNILESESKVDMYEDKLGTYLVKLSGKDLTDKDSHEASKLLHCIGDFERISDHSTNLLEVAQEMRDKNIVFSDEANKDLDVIYSAVREILNTAIKSFTDDDLTLAAQVEPLEEVIDLLKAQAKTRHIDRLQKGTCTIELGFIFADLLANLERVSDHCSNIAVCIIEVSKNSFDTHKYLNSIKSSGETTYSRLFEEFKNKYTLS
- the tuf gene encoding elongation factor Tu — translated: MAKAKFERTKPHVNVGTIGHVDHGKTTLTAAITTVLAKYGKAQATKYDEIDKAPEEKERGITINTAHVEYETDNRHYAHVDCPGHADYVKNMITGAAQMDGAILVVSAADGPMPQTREHILLAKQVGVPYIIVFMNKVDMVDDPELLELVEMEVRELLSAYEFPGDDIPVIKGSALKALEAAQTGEDVKDNPDCKCIFELMDAIDSYIPTPERASDKPFLMPVEDVFSITGRGTVATGRVERGVVKVQDTVEIVGLTDKPKSTVVTGVEMFRKLLDQAIAGDNIGVLLRGIQRTEIERGQVLAKPGSIHPHTHFKSGVYVLTKEEGGRHTPFFNGYRPQFYFRTTDVTGVIELPEGTEMVMPGDNIQMEIKLITPIAIEEGLRFAIREGGRTVGAGVVSEVIE
- the rpmG gene encoding 50S ribosomal protein L33; translation: MRVKVTLACTECKQRNYDTMKNKKNDPDRLEMRKYCRFCRKHTSHKETK
- the secE gene encoding preprotein translocase subunit SecE gives rise to the protein MAKTKLLGSEKEAKLKAKKRQQKKQKKQRKSIIRFFKEVYSELKKVTWPTFKDLVKHTSAVIIFILVMGAIIFVVDTVLSQVWKLLLK
- the nusG gene encoding transcription termination/antitermination protein NusG, producing the protein MKQEKTTKAYWYVVHTYSGYENKVKANLEKTIQNSGLNDVILEVKVPMEESIEVKNGKKKHILKKMFPGYVMVKMFLTDDSWYVVRNTRGVTGFVGPGSKPIPLTNKEVRAMGVEAIPISLNVDLGDNIMITTGPLESFIGIVKEINVEKQKVKVTVSMFGRDTDVELDFVQIKRL
- the rplK gene encoding 50S ribosomal protein L11 — translated: MAKKISGYIKLQLPAGKATPAPPVGPALGQHGVNIMEFCKNFNEKTAKQAGLIIPVVITVYADRSFSYITKTPPAAVLIKKAIKLESGSDTPNKKKVGKITKAQIKEIAELKMPDLNAASVDSAMSMIAGTARSMGVEVVD
- the rplA gene encoding 50S ribosomal protein L1, with protein sequence MKRGKKYLDSAATYTKTELYDLEKAIELALSTAKANFDETIELSAKLGVDPRHADQQVRGVVVLPHGTGKKVRVLVFAKGDKAKDATDAGADFVGAEEMVEKIQKENWMDFDACVATPDMMGVVGKIARILGPRGLMPNPKSGTVTMDIAKAVNDIKAGKVEYRVDKTSIVHVPIGKKSFGSEKLSENLKVLMEAIVKAKPSSAKGTYLKSVAISSTMGPGIKINPLKFLN
- the rplJ gene encoding 50S ribosomal protein L10, producing the protein MKLLSKEIINEKKLIVDELAEKMKKAQAVIFYDYIGLTVAEATELRNQFRAKDIEYKVIKNTMLKRAADALEYDKVDDYLKGPTAVAFSYDDPVAPAKILSDFVKKLKKTQIKSGILNGKVMDVKGVESLATLPSREELLSKMLGSLNAPITGLVMALSGVPRNLVYALNAVKNVKEN